A stretch of the Actinotalea sp. JY-7876 genome encodes the following:
- a CDS encoding L-rhamnose mutarotase, whose amino-acid sequence MARVCFVSRIRPDQVAAYRRRHAEVWPEMLQALHETGWRDYTLHLAPDGLLVGVVDVDDFDAARDAMALREVNARWQAEMAELFGSDGPPDEGFVPLETVFDLDAQLAAATPPTPTPPTPTPPTPTPPTPTPPTPTPPTPSPPTPAAR is encoded by the coding sequence ATGGCTCGCGTGTGCTTCGTGTCCCGCATCCGTCCCGACCAGGTGGCGGCGTACCGGCGACGGCACGCCGAGGTGTGGCCCGAGATGCTCCAGGCGCTGCACGAGACGGGGTGGCGCGACTACACCCTGCACCTCGCGCCGGACGGCCTGCTCGTCGGGGTGGTCGACGTCGACGACTTCGACGCCGCCCGCGACGCCATGGCCCTGCGTGAGGTCAACGCGCGCTGGCAGGCCGAGATGGCCGAGCTCTTCGGCTCCGACGGGCCCCCGGACGAAGGCTTCGTCCCGCTCGAGACGGTCTTCGACCTCGACGCCCAGCTCGCCGCCGCAACCCCGCCCACCCCCACCCCGCCCACGCCCACCCCGCCCACCCCCACCCCGCCCACCCCCACCCCGCCCACCCCCACCCCGCCCACCCCCTCGCCCCCCACCCCGGCCGCCCGCTGA
- a CDS encoding LacI family DNA-binding transcriptional regulator, translating into MARTPRRGAVRASIGDVARQAGVSLGTVSNVLNRPERVSPTTREKVQAAIEELSFVPNGSARQLRAGTITTVGAVLLDIANPFFTEVARGVEDRLAQDDHMLMLASSDEDPAREARYLRLFEEHGVLGLLVTPATADVDHLLDLHARGVEVVLLDRPSPSPELASVAVDDVAGGAMAVEHLLDLGHRRIAFINGPASIRQCVDRRAGAVAALEDAGLDPAEALVEVTVPFLNAEGGERGANQLLAQAGGRDRPTALFCVNDLTALGAMRTLRWVHGLDIPRDIAVVGYDDVDFASMLTTPLTSVRQPTRRLGSVAADLLLRSRAGEPAPDAQRQVLFQPELVVRASSGA; encoded by the coding sequence ATGGCCCGCACACCTCGCCGGGGCGCCGTGCGCGCCAGCATCGGCGACGTCGCGCGCCAGGCCGGCGTCTCGCTCGGCACCGTCTCGAACGTCCTCAACCGCCCCGAGCGGGTCTCCCCCACGACGCGCGAGAAGGTCCAGGCGGCCATCGAGGAGCTGTCCTTCGTGCCCAACGGCAGCGCGCGCCAGCTGCGCGCGGGCACCATCACCACCGTCGGCGCCGTCCTGCTCGACATCGCCAACCCGTTCTTCACCGAGGTCGCGCGCGGCGTCGAGGACCGGCTGGCCCAGGACGACCACATGCTCATGCTCGCGAGCTCCGACGAGGACCCGGCGCGCGAGGCGCGCTACCTGCGGCTCTTCGAGGAGCACGGCGTCCTCGGGCTCCTGGTCACACCCGCGACGGCCGACGTCGACCACCTGCTCGACCTGCACGCGCGCGGCGTCGAGGTGGTGCTGCTCGACCGGCCCTCACCCAGCCCGGAGCTCGCCTCGGTCGCCGTCGACGACGTCGCGGGCGGCGCGATGGCCGTCGAGCACCTGCTCGACCTCGGGCACCGGCGCATCGCGTTCATCAACGGGCCCGCGAGCATCCGCCAGTGCGTCGACCGGCGGGCCGGCGCTGTCGCCGCGCTCGAGGACGCCGGCCTGGACCCGGCCGAGGCGCTCGTCGAGGTGACGGTGCCCTTCCTCAACGCGGAGGGCGGCGAGCGGGGGGCCAACCAGCTCCTGGCGCAGGCAGGCGGACGCGACCGACCGACCGCGCTGTTCTGCGTCAACGACCTCACCGCGCTGGGCGCGATGCGCACCCTGCGATGGGTCCACGGTCTCGACATCCCGCGGGACATCGCCGTCGTGGGCTACGACGACGTCGACTTCGCGTCGATGCTCACGACGCCGCTGACCTCCGTGCGTCAGCCGACGCGCCGCCTCGGCAGCGTGGCGGCCGACCTCCTGCTGCGCTCGCGCGCCGGGGAACCCGCGCCGGACGCGCAGCGCCAGGTGCTCTTCCAGCCCGAGCTGGTGGTCCGCGCCTCCTCGGGCGCGTAG
- a CDS encoding DUF952 domain-containing protein yields MAIAPTVLHLAERTYWDAARERGVYERSTRGASFEQVGYVHAATPAQLPAVGAAVHGDDAAADLVLLVVDLDRLARHGVEVRWENLEGGEERYPHLYAPLPVEAVVRTLAVPEADGGGADWAALVAAVRG; encoded by the coding sequence ATGGCCATCGCCCCCACCGTCCTGCACCTCGCCGAGCGCACGTACTGGGACGCCGCCCGCGAGCGCGGCGTGTACGAGCGATCGACCCGGGGCGCGTCGTTCGAGCAGGTCGGCTACGTCCACGCCGCGACGCCCGCCCAGCTGCCGGCCGTCGGGGCCGCCGTCCACGGCGACGACGCCGCCGCCGACCTCGTGCTGCTGGTCGTGGACCTCGACCGACTCGCCCGGCACGGCGTCGAGGTGCGGTGGGAGAACCTGGAGGGCGGCGAGGAGCGCTACCCGCACCTGTACGCGCCGCTCCCGGTCGAGGCGGTCGTCCGGACGCTCGCGGTCCCCGAGGCCGACGGGGGCGGCGCGGACTGGGCAGCCCTCGTCGCGGCCGTGCGCGGATGA
- a CDS encoding GNAT family N-acetyltransferase gives MSAGLDRATAALRPWTVQDAPALRDAVAQSPDLATQLGGAALRTVEDCADYITAHLLDRGLHAITVDGVAVSTVGISHLDPRHDTAWTSYWLTASARGRGLATRAVATVARWAFDELGLFRLELGHRVNNPASCRVATAAGFTAEGIERAKLRYGAERFDVETHARLRTDPRPEIEPLALAR, from the coding sequence ATGAGCGCCGGGCTGGACCGCGCGACGGCGGCGCTGCGGCCGTGGACCGTGCAGGACGCGCCGGCGCTGCGCGACGCCGTGGCCCAGAGCCCGGACCTCGCGACCCAGCTGGGCGGCGCGGCCCTGCGCACCGTCGAGGACTGCGCGGACTACATCACGGCGCACCTGCTCGACCGCGGCCTGCACGCGATCACGGTCGACGGCGTCGCGGTCAGCACGGTCGGCATCAGCCACCTCGACCCGCGCCACGACACGGCGTGGACGTCGTACTGGCTCACCGCGAGCGCACGCGGCCGCGGCCTCGCGACCCGCGCCGTGGCGACCGTCGCCCGCTGGGCCTTCGACGAGCTCGGCCTCTTCCGCCTCGAGCTCGGGCACCGGGTCAACAACCCGGCGTCGTGCCGCGTGGCGACCGCCGCCGGGTTCACCGCCGAGGGCATCGAGCGGGCGAAGCTGCGCTACGGCGCCGAGCGGTTCGACGTCGAGACCCACGCGCGGCTGCGCACGGATCCCCGGCCGGAGATCGAGCCGCTCGCCCTCGCCCGCTGA
- the mgrA gene encoding L-glyceraldehyde 3-phosphate reductase: MTPHVAADDRYDSMTYRRTGRSGLDLPELSLGLWHNFGHTKPFETQRAILLRAFDLGITHIDLANNYGPPPGSAEEAFGHVLARDLRPYRDELVISTKAGYDMWPGPYGDGGSRKYLLSSLDQSLARMGLDRVDIFYSHRPDPSTPIEETMGALHTAVTSGKALYAGISNYSPSQTREAARVLGELGTPLLIHQPSYSMFNRHVERVAEGETETLLDVVGDLGIGTIVFSPLAQGLLTDRYLSGEVPADSRAAVGHFLTAERISQTYLARARALNDMAAERGQSLAQLALSWVLRDERITSALIGASSVAQLEDNVAALRAAPLTADELAAIEEHAVDGTGR; this comes from the coding sequence ATGACTCCCCACGTCGCCGCCGACGACCGCTACGACTCGATGACGTACCGCCGCACGGGCCGCAGCGGGCTCGACCTGCCGGAGCTCTCGCTCGGCCTGTGGCACAACTTCGGGCACACCAAGCCGTTCGAGACGCAGCGCGCGATCCTGCTGCGCGCGTTCGACCTCGGCATCACGCACATCGACCTCGCCAACAACTACGGCCCGCCCCCGGGCTCGGCCGAGGAGGCGTTCGGCCACGTGCTCGCGAGAGACCTGCGGCCGTACCGCGACGAGCTCGTCATCTCGACCAAGGCCGGCTACGACATGTGGCCGGGCCCGTACGGCGACGGCGGCTCGCGCAAGTACCTGCTGTCCTCGCTCGACCAGTCGCTCGCGCGCATGGGGCTCGACCGGGTCGACATCTTCTACTCCCACCGGCCCGACCCCTCGACCCCGATCGAGGAGACGATGGGCGCGCTCCACACGGCCGTGACCAGCGGCAAGGCGCTCTACGCGGGCATCTCGAACTACTCGCCGTCGCAGACGCGCGAGGCGGCACGCGTGCTGGGCGAGCTCGGGACGCCGCTGCTCATCCACCAGCCCTCCTACTCGATGTTCAACCGGCACGTCGAGCGCGTCGCCGAGGGGGAGACCGAGACGCTGCTCGACGTCGTCGGGGACCTCGGCATCGGGACCATCGTGTTCTCGCCGCTCGCGCAGGGGCTCCTCACCGACCGCTACCTGTCGGGCGAGGTGCCGGCCGACTCGCGCGCCGCCGTCGGGCACTTCCTCACCGCCGAGCGGATCTCCCAGACCTACCTCGCGCGGGCGCGCGCGCTCAACGACATGGCGGCGGAGCGCGGTCAGAGCCTCGCGCAGCTCGCGCTGTCGTGGGTGCTGCGCGACGAGCGGATCACGTCGGCCCTCATCGGCGCGAGCAGCGTCGCGCAGCTCGAGGACAACGTCGCCGCGCTCCGGGCCGCGCCGCTCACGGCCGACGAGCTCGCGGCGATCGAGGAGCACGCGGTCGACGGCACGGGTCGCTGA
- a CDS encoding tRNA (cytidine(34)-2'-O)-methyltransferase, whose protein sequence is MLHVMFFEPRIAGNTGSAIRTSAATGSALHLVEPLGFDLSEPKLRRAGLDYHDLAHVVVHPDLATALDALPDARVFAFTTHATERFTDVGYRDGDVLLFGPEPTGLPDDVVAHPRITQQLRIPMLPGRRSLNLSNSAALAVYEAWRQLGFPGGV, encoded by the coding sequence GTGCTCCACGTCATGTTCTTCGAGCCCCGCATCGCCGGGAACACCGGCAGCGCCATCCGCACCTCCGCGGCGACGGGCTCGGCGCTGCACCTCGTCGAGCCGCTCGGCTTCGACCTGTCCGAGCCCAAGCTGCGCCGTGCCGGCCTCGACTACCACGACCTCGCGCACGTCGTCGTGCACCCGGACCTGGCGACCGCGCTCGACGCCCTGCCCGACGCGCGCGTCTTCGCCTTCACCACGCACGCGACGGAGCGCTTCACCGACGTCGGGTACCGCGACGGCGACGTGCTGCTCTTCGGCCCGGAGCCCACGGGCCTGCCCGACGACGTCGTGGCCCACCCGCGCATCACGCAGCAGCTGCGCATCCCGATGCTGCCGGGCCGCCGCTCGCTGAACCTGTCGAACTCGGCGGCGCTGGCCGTCTACGAGGCCTGGCGCCAGCTCGGGTTCCCCGGCGGCGTCTGA
- a CDS encoding OmpA family protein — MRRPAVRGAALALSVALLAACGGGGEGSGPDPVPASPTPTPVDTSAVAATSTLHLDGVDVEVEVLPVVRTGDHAVLTLDLTMPDVGEDPILLGLALGGTGVLTLPVLAGVRLVDLERDVVHTVATDPGGYAVTTVDGAVALYPGTTLRVQTAYAAPPADVTSMGLFLPGGPYLPEVPVVEGEVPEPDAPGDTPEEPTERLVLETVVEAPVAGLESFTAELAGAVQTLTTTEEVQVTLGSDVLFAVDSADLTEGAQAALDVAAGHLAGREPGTVTVVGHTDDVLDDAYNQDLSVRRAQAVAAALAERVDTDRFEIVAEGRGESEPLVPNTDDASRAQNRRVALTLASQITQTVEVQTGGELPPFEDGPVGTGAEGVLVAYAGGTHRVTAPQARRVDGHLVLDLEVAAVDERALHGVSFLSSVWSYRGASFAPQRSASGVVLLRGATAVYPMDYLDAVSESGKEQWLPLTDLETLSDMAPGATRTFSIVYPDVGELDEIAVQVGGGLGQAPFRLTDIPVR, encoded by the coding sequence ATGCGCCGCCCTGCCGTTCGAGGAGCCGCCCTCGCCCTGAGCGTGGCACTGCTGGCCGCCTGCGGCGGCGGAGGCGAGGGGTCCGGCCCCGACCCGGTCCCGGCGTCGCCGACGCCCACGCCGGTGGACACGAGCGCCGTGGCGGCCACCTCAACGCTGCACCTCGACGGCGTGGACGTCGAGGTCGAGGTCCTGCCGGTCGTGCGGACCGGCGACCATGCGGTGCTCACGCTGGACCTGACGATGCCGGACGTCGGCGAGGACCCGATCCTGCTGGGCCTGGCGCTGGGCGGCACCGGCGTGCTGACCCTGCCCGTGCTCGCCGGCGTGCGCCTGGTGGACCTCGAGCGCGACGTGGTGCACACCGTCGCGACCGACCCGGGCGGCTACGCCGTCACCACGGTGGACGGCGCCGTCGCGCTCTACCCGGGGACGACGCTGCGGGTGCAGACCGCGTACGCCGCGCCACCGGCGGACGTCACGTCGATGGGCCTGTTCCTGCCCGGGGGGCCGTACCTGCCCGAGGTCCCCGTCGTCGAGGGCGAGGTGCCCGAGCCGGACGCGCCCGGCGACACGCCGGAGGAGCCGACCGAGCGGCTCGTCCTGGAGACGGTCGTCGAGGCGCCGGTCGCGGGCCTCGAGTCGTTCACCGCCGAGCTCGCCGGCGCCGTGCAGACGCTGACGACGACCGAGGAGGTCCAGGTCACGCTCGGGTCCGACGTGCTGTTCGCCGTCGACTCGGCCGACCTCACCGAGGGTGCGCAGGCGGCGCTCGACGTCGCCGCGGGCCACCTCGCCGGTCGTGAGCCGGGGACGGTGACGGTCGTCGGCCACACCGACGACGTCCTGGACGACGCCTACAACCAGGACCTGTCGGTGCGGCGCGCGCAGGCCGTGGCCGCGGCGCTCGCCGAGCGCGTCGACACGGACCGGTTCGAGATCGTCGCCGAGGGCCGCGGCGAGTCCGAGCCGCTCGTCCCCAACACCGACGACGCGAGCCGTGCCCAGAACCGGCGCGTCGCGCTGACGCTCGCGTCGCAGATCACGCAGACCGTCGAGGTCCAGACGGGCGGGGAGCTGCCGCCGTTCGAGGACGGGCCGGTCGGGACCGGCGCCGAGGGGGTGCTCGTCGCCTACGCCGGCGGTACGCACCGCGTCACGGCGCCGCAGGCCCGCCGGGTCGACGGGCACCTCGTCCTCGACCTGGAGGTCGCCGCCGTGGACGAGCGCGCGCTCCACGGCGTCTCGTTCCTGTCCAGCGTCTGGAGCTACCGGGGCGCCAGCTTCGCGCCGCAGCGCTCCGCGTCCGGCGTGGTCCTGCTGCGCGGTGCGACGGCCGTGTACCCGATGGACTACCTCGACGCGGTGAGCGAGAGCGGCAAGGAGCAGTGGCTGCCGCTGACCGACCTCGAGACGCTCAGCGACATGGCACCGGGCGCCACGCGCACCTTCAGCATCGTCTACCCCGACGTCGGCGAGCTGGACGAGATCGCCGTGCAGGTCGGCGGCGGGCTCGGTCAGGCGCCGTTCCGGCTCACCGACATCCCGGTGCGCTGA
- a CDS encoding NAD-dependent epimerase/dehydratase family protein yields the protein MRLLAIGATGFLSGAVVRVAAARGHDVVGLSRRPGALPPGVRALHADRDDADALRAALASLGDWVPDAVVDSCGYTVAGAQAAAAALADVPAYAYVSSISAYSGWPPGPVRGEDDPTFGPDADLDDYGPMKAQSERVLAAGFGDRLLAARAGLIIGPGDGTRRLTSWLHRIATQDRVTVPASDVPVAFVDARDLAGWLVAMVERGEAMPAGPVTATGPAGMTTFHGMLEACRAAVAAAGGTPAALVPVPEEALLAAGVEPWRDLPFWLPDDVARTAWDVATDRARELGLPTRPVEESVADAWRWVLDTGFEHPPLDARLHRA from the coding sequence GTGAGGCTGCTCGCAATCGGTGCGACGGGGTTCCTCAGCGGCGCCGTGGTGCGGGTGGCGGCCGCGCGCGGTCACGACGTCGTCGGGCTGAGCCGGCGCCCCGGGGCACTGCCGCCCGGGGTCCGGGCCCTGCACGCGGACCGCGACGACGCCGACGCCCTGCGCGCGGCGCTCGCCTCGCTGGGGGACTGGGTGCCCGACGCCGTCGTCGACTCGTGCGGCTACACCGTCGCGGGCGCGCAGGCCGCGGCGGCGGCGCTCGCGGACGTCCCGGCGTACGCGTACGTCAGCAGCATCAGCGCCTACTCCGGGTGGCCGCCCGGCCCGGTGCGGGGCGAGGACGACCCGACCTTCGGCCCGGACGCGGACCTCGACGACTACGGGCCCATGAAGGCGCAGAGCGAGCGGGTGCTCGCGGCGGGGTTCGGCGACCGGCTGCTCGCCGCCCGGGCGGGGCTCATCATCGGGCCGGGCGACGGCACCCGGCGACTGACCTCGTGGCTGCACCGGATCGCGACGCAGGACCGCGTCACCGTGCCCGCCTCCGACGTCCCCGTGGCCTTCGTGGACGCGCGCGACCTGGCGGGGTGGCTCGTCGCGATGGTCGAGCGCGGTGAGGCGATGCCGGCGGGGCCGGTCACCGCGACCGGGCCCGCGGGGATGACGACCTTCCACGGGATGCTCGAGGCGTGCCGCGCCGCGGTGGCCGCGGCGGGCGGCACCCCGGCGGCGCTCGTCCCGGTGCCCGAGGAGGCGCTGCTCGCCGCGGGCGTGGAGCCCTGGCGGGACCTGCCGTTCTGGCTGCCCGACGACGTCGCCCGTACCGCCTGGGACGTCGCGACCGACCGGGCGCGCGAGCTCGGCCTGCCGACGCGGCCGGTCGAGGAGTCCGTCGCGGACGCCTGGCGCTGGGTGCTCGACACCGGGTTCGAGCACCCGCCGCTCGACGCCCGGCTCCACCGGGCGTGA
- a CDS encoding alpha-N-arabinofuranosidase — protein MSESTTTRARVIMHPDFTVGPVDRRLFGSFVEHLGRAVYTGIHEPDHPTADEHGFRQDVADLTRELGATVVRYPGGNFVSNYVWEDGVGPVAERKPFIDLAWRTVEPNLVGTDEFLQWAERMGVEPMMAVNLGTRGVAEAAALVEYCNGEAGSRWADLRIANGRTEPYGVRLWCLGNEMDGPWQIGHTSADEYGRLAAQAGHAMRLVDPSIELVACGSSSMEMDTFGAWERTVLEHCWDVVDHISMHAYYEEMDGDRATFLASGTAMDTFIRRVEASADAVAARRRSDKRMTISFDEWNVWYLKTRFPGESNLPLQRDAPRIIEDVYSGLDAVVVGDLLVTLLNHADRIAVACLAQLVNVIAPIMTEPGGEAWRQPTFHPFAATARLASGSALDLRVESPTTTTRHGETPLVTAAATWDEATGRFALFCTNRSPEPVEVTLEHTGLDVRLGTGTRLVADHEPAVAGPEHAARVAERCLSSVPAPGSSTLTLAPESWTAWEGTAARG, from the coding sequence ATGAGCGAGTCGACGACGACGCGTGCGCGCGTGATCATGCACCCGGACTTCACCGTCGGTCCCGTGGACCGACGCCTCTTCGGCTCGTTCGTCGAGCACCTGGGCCGCGCGGTCTACACCGGCATCCATGAGCCCGACCACCCGACGGCCGACGAGCACGGCTTCCGGCAGGACGTGGCCGACCTCACGCGCGAGCTCGGGGCCACCGTCGTGCGCTACCCGGGCGGCAACTTCGTCTCCAACTACGTGTGGGAGGACGGCGTCGGGCCGGTCGCCGAGCGCAAGCCCTTCATCGACCTCGCGTGGCGCACGGTCGAGCCGAACCTCGTGGGCACCGACGAGTTCCTGCAGTGGGCCGAGCGCATGGGCGTCGAGCCGATGATGGCGGTCAACCTCGGCACGCGCGGCGTCGCCGAGGCGGCCGCACTGGTCGAGTACTGCAACGGGGAGGCCGGGTCGCGGTGGGCCGACCTGCGCATCGCGAACGGCCGCACCGAGCCCTACGGGGTGCGCCTGTGGTGCCTGGGCAACGAGATGGACGGCCCCTGGCAGATCGGCCACACGAGCGCCGACGAGTACGGCCGCCTCGCGGCCCAGGCCGGCCACGCCATGCGCCTGGTGGACCCCAGCATCGAGCTCGTGGCGTGCGGCTCGTCGTCGATGGAGATGGACACGTTCGGCGCGTGGGAGCGCACCGTCCTGGAGCACTGCTGGGACGTCGTCGACCACATCTCGATGCACGCCTACTACGAGGAGATGGACGGCGACCGCGCGACCTTCCTCGCGTCGGGCACGGCGATGGACACGTTCATCCGCCGGGTGGAGGCGTCCGCCGACGCCGTGGCCGCCCGCCGCCGGTCCGACAAGCGCATGACCATCTCGTTCGACGAGTGGAACGTCTGGTACCTCAAGACCCGGTTCCCGGGCGAGTCGAACCTGCCGCTCCAGCGCGACGCCCCGCGCATCATCGAGGACGTGTACTCGGGCCTCGACGCCGTCGTCGTCGGCGACCTGCTCGTGACGCTCCTCAACCACGCCGACCGGATCGCCGTCGCGTGCCTGGCGCAGCTCGTCAACGTCATCGCACCGATCATGACCGAGCCCGGCGGCGAGGCGTGGCGCCAGCCCACCTTCCACCCGTTCGCGGCGACGGCGCGGCTCGCGTCGGGCTCGGCCCTGGACCTGCGCGTCGAGTCCCCCACGACGACGACGCGCCACGGCGAGACGCCGCTGGTCACTGCTGCCGCGACGTGGGACGAGGCGACGGGTCGCTTCGCGCTCTTCTGCACCAACCGCTCGCCGGAGCCGGTCGAGGTGACGCTCGAGCACACCGGGCTGGACGTCCGGCTCGGCACCGGCACGCGGCTGGTGGCGGACCACGAGCCCGCGGTCGCGGGCCCGGAGCACGCCGCCCGCGTGGCCGAGCGCTGCCTGAGCAGCGTCCCGGCCCCCGGGTCGAGCACCCTCACCCTCGCCCCCGAGTCCTGGACCGCCTGGGAGGGCACAGCCGCGCGCGGCTGA
- a CDS encoding tryptophan-rich sensory protein encodes MPRSDLTRQIGVLVLSLLAIAGAFLGSGALGGTPVAEAADGALSATATPVAPGSPAFSIWSVIYTGLLAYAVWQVLPAQRTDARQRRTGWLAAASMLLNAAWIGVVQAGILWLSVAVIVALLVVLVLLMTVLREVPPRSRLETLVVDGTFGLYLGWVTIATIANTAAALAASDVGELGLGATGWSVVLLAAAAAIGLAYALWTRGRIAVALALAWGLTWVAIARTTDEPRDTAVAVAAGIAAAVTLGSAVVVRLTRRPAPRR; translated from the coding sequence ATGCCGCGCTCCGACCTGACGCGCCAGATCGGCGTCCTCGTCCTGTCCCTCCTCGCGATCGCCGGCGCGTTCCTCGGGTCCGGCGCGCTCGGAGGGACGCCGGTCGCGGAGGCGGCCGACGGCGCGCTCTCGGCCACGGCCACGCCCGTCGCCCCCGGCTCGCCCGCCTTCTCGATCTGGTCGGTGATCTACACGGGCCTGCTCGCGTACGCCGTCTGGCAGGTGCTGCCCGCCCAGCGCACGGACGCGCGCCAGCGCCGGACCGGCTGGCTGGCGGCCGCGTCGATGCTGCTCAACGCGGCGTGGATCGGCGTCGTGCAGGCCGGGATCCTGTGGCTGAGCGTCGCGGTGATCGTCGCGCTGCTCGTCGTGCTGGTGCTGCTGATGACCGTGCTCCGCGAGGTGCCCCCGCGCTCGCGGCTCGAGACGCTGGTGGTCGACGGCACCTTCGGGCTGTACCTGGGCTGGGTGACCATCGCCACCATCGCGAACACGGCCGCCGCCCTGGCCGCGTCCGACGTCGGCGAGCTCGGCCTGGGCGCGACCGGCTGGTCGGTCGTCCTGCTCGCGGCGGCGGCCGCCATCGGCCTGGCCTATGCGCTGTGGACCCGCGGCCGCATCGCCGTCGCCCTCGCCCTCGCGTGGGGCCTGACGTGGGTGGCCATCGCCCGGACGACGGACGAGCCGCGCGACACCGCGGTCGCCGTCGCCGCGGGGATCGCGGCGGCCGTGACGCTCGGGTCGGCCGTCGTGGTCCGGCTCACGCGTCGGCCGGCACCTCGCCGCTGA
- a CDS encoding serine hydrolase, whose product MPEDDLALPRVTPEEQGVASTALLALVDALEAVPEPHGLVVVTRGAVVAEGWWAPYGPERPHQLFSLSKTFTAIAVGLAEAEGLLSVDDLLLDHLSLEEGEPDPRLARMRLEHLLTMTTGHHEDTTERVIAEHDWVQAFLSLPVEHEPGTHFVYNTTATAMLSAVVQRVTGQRLLDYLTPRLLDPLGIAGATWEQAPTGFDAGGFGLAARTEDVARLGELLRCDGVWRGRRLLPEGWVARASAARTPSVGTTVDWDQGYGYQLWRGRHGSFRGDGAFGQFCVVLPDQETVVAITGGTPDMQGVLDAIWAHLLPAVASAPLPPDPAAHARLVERLGSLRHDPPLGRPPHAGPWRGAIEAVVDPNPSGVTGLRVMTGDQHTLVSFGVGDTWQTVPAPHGRWHPDEITLPWDLPARPGHREPVVAAARVDDHGDLRVTVRLIETPFVADVRVSRDDEDLTVTGEANVAFGPTTTGPVRAWVSGEVPADA is encoded by the coding sequence ATGCCCGAAGACGACCTCGCCCTGCCGCGCGTCACCCCCGAGGAGCAGGGCGTCGCCTCGACCGCGCTGCTCGCCCTCGTCGACGCCCTCGAGGCGGTGCCGGAACCCCACGGGCTCGTGGTGGTCACGCGCGGGGCGGTCGTCGCCGAGGGCTGGTGGGCCCCGTACGGCCCCGAGCGCCCGCACCAGCTGTTCTCGCTGAGCAAGACGTTCACCGCGATCGCCGTCGGGCTCGCGGAGGCCGAGGGCCTGCTCTCCGTGGACGACCTGCTCCTCGACCACCTCAGCCTGGAGGAGGGCGAGCCGGACCCGCGGCTGGCGCGCATGCGCCTCGAGCACCTGCTGACGATGACGACCGGGCACCACGAGGACACGACCGAGCGCGTCATCGCGGAGCACGACTGGGTGCAGGCGTTCCTGAGCCTGCCCGTCGAGCACGAGCCGGGCACGCACTTCGTCTACAACACGACCGCGACGGCGATGCTCTCGGCCGTGGTCCAGCGCGTCACGGGCCAGCGGCTGCTCGACTACCTCACGCCCCGTCTCCTCGACCCGCTCGGCATCGCCGGCGCGACGTGGGAGCAGGCGCCGACCGGGTTCGACGCGGGCGGCTTCGGCCTGGCCGCGCGCACCGAGGACGTCGCGCGCCTGGGCGAGCTCCTGCGGTGCGACGGCGTCTGGCGCGGCCGGCGGCTCCTGCCCGAGGGCTGGGTCGCCCGCGCGAGCGCCGCGCGCACGCCGTCGGTCGGGACCACCGTGGACTGGGACCAGGGCTACGGCTACCAGCTGTGGCGCGGGCGGCACGGCTCCTTCCGGGGGGACGGCGCGTTCGGGCAGTTCTGCGTCGTGCTGCCGGACCAGGAGACGGTCGTCGCGATCACGGGCGGGACGCCGGACATGCAGGGCGTGCTCGACGCCATCTGGGCCCACCTGCTCCCCGCGGTCGCGAGCGCGCCCCTGCCGCCCGACCCGGCCGCCCACGCGCGCCTGGTCGAGCGCCTCGGGTCACTGCGGCACGACCCGCCCCTCGGCCGTCCGCCGCACGCCGGGCCCTGGCGGGGCGCCATCGAGGCGGTCGTGGACCCGAACCCGTCCGGCGTGACGGGCCTGCGCGTCATGACGGGGGACCAGCACACCCTCGTGTCCTTCGGTGTGGGGGACACCTGGCAGACGGTCCCGGCCCCGCACGGCCGCTGGCACCCCGACGAGATCACGCTCCCGTGGGACCTGCCCGCGCGGCCGGGCCACCGCGAGCCCGTCGTGGCCGCGGCGCGCGTGGACGACCACGGCGACCTGCGGGTGACGGTGCGCCTGATCGAGACGCCGTTCGTCGCGGACGTGCGGGTCTCGCGCGACGACGAGGACCTCACGGTCACGGGCGAGGCCAACGTCGCGTTCGGGCCCACGACCACGGGGCCCGTCCGCGCATGGGTCAGCGGCGAGGTGCCGGCCGACGCGTGA